The genomic interval CGGCGAGAAGGGAGGCAGCGGTGTCGGCTCTTGAGATGCTGAAGGATAAAATCAGGGAGGCGCTGCCGTCCCTGGAGTTCGTCATCGGCTGGGAGCAGGGTTTCGACGCCCTGCACGCCACGCCGTTTTTCATGCGCACGGCCGAGGATGTCGAGAAGCTGGTCTTCGGCCCCTTGTGCGTGCACAACCTGAGCACCTATCTGCCGTCGTTCAGGGGCAGGAAGGTCGGGATCGTGCTCAAGGGATGCGACAGCCGGGGCGCGATCGAGCTTATGCAGGAGAAGCTCGTGGAGCGGGAGAATGTGGTCATCTTCGGCCTGCCCTGCTCCGGCGTGGCTGACCTGGCCAAGCTTGGGCGCTTCGCGGGCGACCTCGACCGCGTCTTGGCCGTGACGTGGGACGACGAGACCTTCGTCCTGACTACGCCTGCGGGCGAGGTGCGCGTGCCGCGCGAGGCCGCCTTGGCGGACAAGTGTTTGACCTGCCAGTTCCCGAACGCCCTTGAGGCGGATCATTTCGCGGGCGAGCCGCTGCCGCCCGCCACGGGGCCCGATATGGGATCCGATCGGGGAGGCGAGGAGCTGGCCGCCCTGGAGGCCATGGCCCCGGCGGACCTGATGGCGTACTGGGCCGAGGCCATGGAGCGCTGCATCCGCTGTTACGCCTGTCGCAACGCCTGTCCCATGTGCGTTTGCCGCGACCACTGCATCGCGCACCGGCGCGATCTCCAGTGGCTCGGCCAGGACGACACGCCGCGCGAGAAGCTCATGTTCCAGTTGATCCACACCTTGCATCTGGCGGGCCGCTGCACCGAGTGCGGTGAGTGCCAGCGGGCCTGTCCCGTGGGCATCCCCATCCTGGCGCTGCGCCGCAAGATGAACCGGGTGATCCGCGAGTTGTTCGACTACCAGGCGGGCCTGGACCTTCAGGCCGTGCCGCCGCTCTTCACCTTCCAGGTGGAGGAGGCCAACATCGAGGAACGGAAGTGGTGATGAGCGCCGCCGCATATCTGCCCGCCCCACGGCTTGGGGAGTGGCTGAAGGAACTCTCCGGCCGCTACCTGGTGCTGGCCCCGCAAGCGCGGGGCGACACCGTGGTCTTCGCGCCTTTCACCGGGGATGCCGAACCCGTGCTCGATCGCGACGCCGCCATGCCTCCCAAGCAGGCGGTCTTTCCGGCCACGGAGGAACTGTTGCGCTACCGCCGCGTCAAGGATCCGGAGGATCCAGGCAAGGTGGACGTTGAAGTGTCGGCCTCCCTGCGCGCGGTTGAAACCGTGGTCTTCGGGGCCAAGCCCTGCGGCGCGCGCGGTTTTCTGGCCTACGACCGGGTCTTTCGCTCGCCCGCGATCAGCGATCCCTACTATGCCGCTCGCCGCGCCAAGACGCTTTTCATCACCATGGCCTGCGCCGCGCCTGGAAACTCCTGCTTCTGCCACTGGGTGGGCTCCGGCCCGTCCGATTCCTCGGGCTCGGATATCCTGCTCACCCCGGTTGCGGACGGCTTCGTTGTCCAGGCCGTGAACGAGCGCGGGGAGGAGTTGATGAACAGCCCGCTGCTCGAACCCGCCGGGACACGGGAGGCGAAGGCCAGGGAGATCCAGGACGCGGCCGCCAAGGCCCTTCCCGCGGCCCCCGACATCTCGCGGGCCAAGGACAGCCTCATGGCCGTGTTCGAGGACCTGGCCTTCTGGGAGGAGGTCTCGGCCAAGTGCATCAGTTGCGGGGCCTGCACCTACCTGTGCCCGACCTGCTATTGCTTCGACATCGGCGACGAGGACAAGGGCATGAGCGGGCGGCGGCTGCGCACCTGGGACAACTGCATGTCCTTCCGCTTCACCCTTGAGGCCAGCGGGCACAACCCGCGGCCCACCAAGGCTCATCGCCTGAGGAACCGGGTCGGCCATAAGTTCAGCTACTATCCCGCGCTGCACGGCGGGGCCGTGGCCTGCTGCGGTTGCGGCCGGTGCGTGCGCCTGTGCCCGGTGAGCGTGGACATCCGGGAGATCGTGCTGGCCGCCATCGCCAGGGCCGCCCGCGTCCGCGAGGAGAGCGCCCATGACTGAGATCAATCCCTATCTGCCGGAACCGGCGACCATCCTGGAGACGATCCAGGAAACGCCGACCATCAAGACCTTCCGGGTACGGCTGGACGATCCCGCGAAGATGCGGTCCTTCTCCTTTCAGCCCGGCCAGGTCGGCCAGCTCTCAGTCTTTGGCGCGGGAGAGGCCACCTTCGTCATCAACTCCTCGCCCACGCGCCTGGACCATCTGCAATTCAGCGTGATGCGGGCGGGCGAGGTCACGTCGCGCCTGCACGGCCTTGCGGCCGGAGACAAGGTGGGCGTGCGCGCCCCCCTGGGCAACCACTTTCCCTACGAGGCCATGAAGGGCAGGGACATCGTCTTCATCGGCGGCGGCATCGGCATGGCTCCGTTGCGCACGCTGCTCCTGTTCATGCTCGACAACCGCGCCGACTACGGCAAGATCAGCCTGCTCTACGGCGCGCGAAGCCCTGTGGACATGGCCTTCAAGGCCGACCTGCCGGATTGGACCGCGCGTTCGGACATGACCACGGTGCTGACCATCGACCGCGAGGCCGAGGGCTGGGAACACACGGTGGGCCTCATCCCCAACGTCCTGCTGGAGATGGCTCCCTCGCCGGACAACGCGGTGGCCGTGACCTGCGGGCCGCCGATCATGATCAAGTTCACGCTGCAAGCCTTGAAGCGGCTTGGATTCGGCGACGAACAGATCTACACCACCCTGGAGAAGCGCATGAAGTGCGGCGTGGGGCTCTGCGGCCGCTGCAACATCGGCGCGAAATACGTCTGCGTGGACGGCCCGGTGTTCAGCTACGCGCAATTGCGCGAACTGCCCAACGAGCTTTGAAACGCCAGGAGGAAGCCATGGCTGAGTTCTTCAAGGCCGCCGAGGTGGTCGCCGCCGCAGTGGAGATCGAGAAGCGCGGGCAGGCCTTCTACCGACGTCTGGCCCAGGCCGCACAAAGCGACGAGGTGAAGCGCTTTTTCGAGTATTTCGCCGCCGAGGAGGCCCGGCACGAGAGCGTCTTCAAGGGGCTCGCGCGGCAGGTCGGCCCGGTGGAGCTTCCCGCCTGGAGCACCCAGGAGGAGTACGCGGACTACCTGCGTGCGCTGCTCGACTCCCACACCTTGTTCACGCCGGGGCTGGCCGAAAGCCTCGACGACCGGGGAGGGGACCTTGCCTGGGCGCTTCATCTGGCCATGAGTTTCGAGAAGGATTCCCTACTCTTTTTTATGGAGATGATCTCCCTGGTGCCGCAGGAGCAGCGCGTCCACGTGCAGCGTTGCATCGAGGAGGAGCGGCTGCATCTGCGACAACTCGGGGAGATGCTGCAACACGCTTGATCAGGCGGCGCGCGATCCGTGAAGTCGGAATGGGGGCGCGGACACGCATTACGTTCTGACATGGCAAGGTCTCGCGCGGAGGCATCCACATCTCCGGCCTTTGTTCGCGAGTTTCGTCTCGTTCCCGCCCTGGTCGCGGCGCGACAACGGCTTGACGAATTTCGAAGAGTGTTCAAGGATTCGCCGAATCTGGCAGCTCCGGTATCGACCGGCGCTGCGTCCGGATTTGTTTGCAGATCGCAAACGCCCAATTCGAGGAACCGAGCATGTCCATGTCACGCCCTGAAGACCATCCGGGCTCGCGCGCCGAAACGTCGCCCGACGCCGGAACTGCGGGCGACGCCGGGCGTGCCGCCGAGCCGGGGCAATCCCCCGCCATTTCTCCCGATGTCCTGGTGCGCCTTTTCCTCGATCAGTCGCAGGACGGGATCGTGGTGCTCGACCAGCATGGCGCGGTCCAGGCCGCAAACCGGCGTTTCGCGGACATGCTCGGATATTCTCCCGACGAGATCCGGCGACTCCATGTCTGGGACTGGGAAGACCAGACCTCGAAAGGCGAGTTGCAGGAAATACTCGACCGGCCCGGCGAATTCGGCGACCTCTTCGAAACCCGGCACCGCCGCCAGGATGGGACCACGCTGGAAGTGGAGATCGCGATAACCAGGGTTGCGGTCAACGGGCAGAGATTCGACCTGTGCGTGTGCCGGGACATCACCCGCCGTCGGCTGATGGAGCGCAGCTTGCGCGAGAGCGAGGCCGCCTTCCACAAGATTTTCGAGGAATCCTCGAATCCCATCATGCTCATGCGCGGCGATCGCTTCGTCAACTGCAACCGGGCCACGCTGTCGTTTCTGGGCCTTGTGGACAAATCCGAGTTCTTGGACCGCACGCCTGGGGACATATCTCCGTCGCATCAGCCGGACGGCGATCTTTCCGCCGAATCGGCCGCGAAGCACATTGCCAGGGCGATGCGCGATGGCCTTCACCGTTTTGAATGGACGGTCCTGCGCACGGACGGCCGCTCCCTCCTGCTCGAAGTGGCGCTCATGCCCATGACGTTGAACGGTGAGGAACTGCTGCACGTCACCTGGCTCGACGTCACCGAGCGCAGACGTGCGGAAGAGGCCCTGCGCAGGCAGACGGTCATGTTCCAGAACCTTTTTCGCGGCTCGCCGGACGCCATCGCCATGCTCGACGAGGAGGATTGCGTCGTGGAGGTCAACGAGGCCTTCCTGACGCTTTTCGACTACTCCCGTGAAGAGGTCGTGGGAAAATCGATCAACAGCCTGGTCGCTCACGGACAGGTCTCCACGGACGCGGCGCAGTTCTCCCGAATCGTTTACGGGAGTCGGCGAGCGGTGGAGCGGCAGACGGTGAGGTGCAAACGCGACGGCACGCCCGTGGACGTGACCGTGATCGGCTACCCCATCGTTTACGAAGGCAAGGTCATCGGGGCCTACGGCATCTACCGAGACATCACGGAGCGAAAGCGGGCCGTGGAGGCCCTGCGCAAGAGCGAGGAACGCTTCGCCAAGGCCTTCAACTCCAGTCCCGCGCCGCTGATCATCTCGGAGACGGCCACCGGACGTTTCATCGCCGTGAACGACCGCTGGATCAGGATGCTCGGATACGACCGGGAAGAGCAGATCGGGCGGACCTCCAAGGAGGTCGGCATCTGGGCCGACCCGGCGCAGCGCGACCGGGCCATCGAAAGACTGCTCAGGGACGGAGCGCTCAAGGACTTTCCCGTAGATTTCAAGACGAAGTCGGGACGGATACGCTCCGCGCTGTGGTCCGCCGAACTCATCACCATGGACGAAAGGGAGGTCATGCTTTCGTTCATCTTCGACTACACGGAACGAAAGATCGCCGAGGAGGCGCTGTTCAAATCGCTGAAGGAGAAGGAGACGCTGCTCAAGGAGATCCACCATCGCGTCAAGAACAACCTGCAGATCATGGTCAGCCTCATCAGCCTGCAGACGATGGACCTTGAGGACGGCGACGCGGTGGAAATGTTCAAGAACCTGCGCGAGCGGGTGCACACGATGGCCTTGATCCACGAGCAACTCTATTCGAGCGGCAACCTGAGCGAGGTGGACATGTCGGAGTACTTGGAGCTGCTCGCGCAAAACATCGGGAGCGTCTTCAGAACCCCAGGGCGGTGCGTGGACCTGCGCATCGAGGCGGATGACATTCTGCTCGGCATCGATCAGGCCATCCCGTGCGGATTGCTGCTCAACGAACTGATCTCAAACGCCTACAAGCACGCCTTCCAGGCCGCAGGCGCGGGCAATTTGCACGTGCGGCTGCGCATGATCGGGCATATGGTTGAACTGATCGTCCAGGACGACGGTCTGGGGCTTCCGCCGGATTACGAGGCGCGCGATTCCCTGGGCATGAAGCTGATTCGAACGCTCGTGGACCAGCTCAGGGGAAGCCTGGAGGTTTCCTCGGAGCGGGGCAGCCGCTTTCGCGTCAGCTTTCCGCGCGAAGAGAATGGAGCGTGAGTGCGGCAGGCTGACGTGCCGATCTCGACCTGCGCTTCCAAATCGTGTTTCGCTACGCCGGAGCGCCCCGTCGCATACGGTCCGTGGGGAGATCCCCCGGAGTGCGGATCGCGACGAGAGGCCGACAGCGGGGGCGTCAGCCGCCTTCGGCTATGCCCAGGCGGCGGGCGATCTCCTTGGCGGCGCGGCGGCCCGCGCCCATTGCCGAGATAACCGTGGCCGAGCCGGTCACGATGTCTCCGCCCGCGTAAACATTGGGAATCGACGTTTCGCCCGTGGTTCCGTCAACGGTGATGTATCCCCAGCGGTTCAGGCTCAGGTCCGGGGTGGCTTCGAGCAGCACCTTGTTTGCCCGCGCGCCCACGGCCATGATGGCCATCTGGGCCGGAATGTCGAAGCATTCGCCAGTGGGGGCGGGAGAGCGGCGTCCGCTGGCGTCGGGCTCGCCCAGGGCCTGGCGTTCCAGGCGCAGGCCTGTCAGGCGGCCTTTCTCGTCGCCCATGAGTTCGAGCGGGTTGGCCAGGAACTCGAAGCGCACGCCTTCCTCCTCGGCATGCTCGATCTCCTCGCGTCGTGCGGGCATCTCCCCGCGCGTGCGGCGATAGACTACGGTGACGCGCTCCGCGCCCAGGCGCAGGGCGGTGCGGGCCGCGTCCATGGCCACGTTGCCGCCGCCCACGACCACGGCCTCTCTGGCCGGGAAGATGGGCGTGCTGTAGGTGGGGAAGGCGTAGGCCCGGCCCAGGTTGGCCCGGGTCAGGTACTCGTTGGCCGAGAACACGCCCACCAACCCCTCGCCCGGAATGCCCAGGAAACGCGGCAGGCCGGCGCCCACGCCCACGAAGACCGCGTTGAAACCCCAGACGAACAATTCGCGGATGGTGAAGGTGTTGCCGCCCACCCAGTTGGTGTGGAACTCCACGCCCAGGGTGCGCAAGGCGTCGATCTCGCGCTTGACCACGGACTTGGGCAGCCGGAATTCTGGGATGCCGTAGACCAAAACCCCGCCAAGCTCGTGCAGGGCCTCGTAGACCTCCACTTTGACCCCGCGAGCGGCCAGGTATCCGGCCACGGTCAGGGAGGAGGGGCCAGCCCCGATGCAGGCCACGCGCGCGCCTTCGAGCGGCTGCGGGCAGGCGATGGCCCCGGTGAGCAGCTCGCAGGCCGACAGGGCGTGGAAATTGTCGGCCACGAAGCGTTCCAGGCGGCCGATGGCCACGGGTTGGCCCTTCCTGCCCAGGATGCACGCGCCCTCGCATTGGGTCTCCTGGGGGCAGACCCGGCCGCAGACCGCGGGCAGCGAGTTGTATTCACGCAGCACGGCGTAGGCTCCGGCCACGTCGCCCTTCGCAAGACTGGCGATGAAGCCCGCGATGTCGATCTCCACGGGACAGCCCGCGCGGCACGCGGGCTTCTTGCATTGCAGGCAGCGGGCCGCCTCGGCCTGAGCCTGCTCCAGGGAATAGCCCAGGGCCACCTCGCGGAAATTGCGCACGCGCTCGGCCGGGTTTTGCAGCGGCATGGCGATGCGCGATGCGATCTTCTTCTTCGCCGCCATACTAGCCTCCCGCGACTTCGAACTGCTTCTTGAAGCGTTCGAGCTCCGCCCGTTCCTGGCCGTGGAACTGCTCCAGGCGGTTGCGCAGTTCGGCGAAATCCACCTTGTGCGCGTCAAATTCCGGGCCGTCCACGCAGGCGAAACGCATCTCGCCGTCCACGGTGCAGCGGCAGGCCCCGCACATGCCGATGCCGTCCACCATGATGGTGTTCAGACTCACGGTGGTCTTGATGCCAAGCGGTCGCGTGACCTCGGCGACGGCCTGCATCATGGGCACCGGGCCCACGGCCACCACCTCGGCCACCTCGGGGCCGCGCGAAAGGCGTTCAGCGAGCGCGTCGGTGACCAGACCCTTCACGCCCATGCTGCCGTCGTTGGTGGCCACCGAGACCTCGGCGCAAAAGCGCGACAGTTCGGCGTGGAAGAGAAGCAGGGCCTTGGTGCGCGCACCGATGACCGCAGTCACGCGGTTGCCTGCCAGATAGTGGCCCTTGGCGATGTGGAACATGGCGGCCACGCCCGTGCCGCCACCCACGCAGACCACGTCGCCCTTGCGCTCGATGTGCGTGGGCTTGCCCAGGGGGCCGCACACGTCGGGAATCACGTCGCCCTCGTGTAAAAGGTTCAGCCTGGCCGTGGTCTTGCCCACCACCAGGAAGACGATGGTGATGGTGCCGGACGCGGGGTCGGCGTCGGCGATGGTCAGGGGAATTCGCTCTCCCTGGGCGTGGACGCGCAGGATGATAAAGTTGCCTGGCCTGGCCTTGTGGGCGATGTGCGGGGCGTGCAGGACCATCTGGCTGGTCATGCCGGGGATGAGTTCCCGCTTGGTGAGGATGCGTGCGCTCATGAACGGACCTTCGTGGCTGACGCGGGGCGGGCCGGGCCGGGCCCGCCCCGCGCTCCGGCGGGCTTGTCCGCGGGGTTGCCGCGGCGGTCGTGAAAAAAAGAGCCGATGGCCCCTGAAGCGGGTCCACGGGCGTGACTTCAGAGCATGCCAGAATCCGGGCCGGAAAGAGATCGCCCGAGCGTCCGGGACGATGGCCCCTGGGCGGAGCGGGTGCGAGCGGCGAAAGGCGCGGACCGTGGCCGCAGAAGGGGTATCGTTCTTGGCGGCGCATGTCCAGTCAAAACGCGGTCCTGCCAGCGCGACCCGCAGGGGAGTTTGAGCAATGAAAAGGTTCGGGCGTGCCCGCGAGGCGGCGCTTCCCGCTGATCGTTCTTTACAATCGGTTACTATTGTGGTTTATAATGACTTATTGTCGTGTGAAGCGTTCGGAAGGGCGTTTCGCGGCAGCAATGCGAAGGGGAATGACGGAGGCGGGTATGGCGCAACGCAAAAAAGGTGGGATGAGACCGGAAGGCAAGGCTGCTTCCGGCAGTAGAGCGGGGGGGGACAAGGTCTTGCCCGATTCGGGGGTGGCGGAAAAGGTCACGGCGGAGCCTGCCGGGCCGGGGCGCGAAGAGCCCGGGTCGGCAGGCTTCCATATTGTGGCCCTGGGCGCTTCGGCCGGCGGCCTGGAGGCGCTGCAGACCTTTTTCCATCGCATGCAGCCGGACTCCGGCTTGGCTTTCGTGGTGATCCAGCACCTCTCTCCCGATTTCAAGAGCCTGATGGACGAATTGCTTGCCCGTCACACGTCCATGTCCATCCACCGCGTGGAAAGCGGCATGGAACTGCAGCCGGATTCGGTCTACCTGATTCCGCCCAAGAAAAGCATGACCGTGCAGGACGGCCGGCTGATCCTTGAAGACCGCAAGGCCGACGGCCACCTCGACCTGCCCATCGACGTCTTTTTCCGCTCCCTGGCCAAGGACGCGGGCGAGCGCGCCATCGCCGTGGTGCTGTCGGGAACAGGATCGGACGGCTCGCGCGGCATTCGCGATGTCAACGAGGCGGGCGGCCTGGTCGTCGTCCAGTCTCCCGAGTCGGCCAAGTTCGACGGCATGCCGCGCAGCGCCATCGCTTCGGGCGCGGTGGACCTCGTGCTGCCTCCGGAAGCCATGCCGGACATGATCGTCAAGTACATCTCCAACCCCATGTCGGTACGCCACGCGGGCGAGGACGATTCGCTGCGCCACATCCAGGACGACGACGGGACCACGGCCGTCTTCAAGCTCCTGAAGCGGCAGTATGGCATCGATTTCGCCGACTACAAGCCCACGACCGTGGGCCGCAGACTCGCGCGACGCATGTCCATTCGCCAGATCAACTCGCTGACCGACTACTTAGCCTTTCTCTCGGCGAACGCGGACGAGCTGAATTCGCTGTACAAGGATCTGCTCATCGGCGTGACCAGCTTCTTTCGGGACCAGCCCGCCTTCGAGGCCCTGGAGCGCAAGGCTGTTCCCGAAATCTTCGTCGGGGCCGCAGGGCAAGACGAGGTTCGCGCCTGGATCGCGGGCTGCGCCACGGGCGAGGAGGCGTATTCCGTGGCCATGCTGCTCGTGGAGGGCGCGGAGCGCTCGGGGTTTCACGGCAAAATCAGCGTCTTCGCCACGGACGCCCACAAGGAGTCCCTGGATACGGCCTCGCTGGGCATCTATGAGAAAACCAGGTTGTCCTCCGTCTCTCCGGCCCGGCTGGCGCGTTTCTTCAAGGAAGAAAGCCCCACCCACATGCGCGTGAACCAGGATTTGCGCTCGCACATCGTTTTCGCCCAGCACAATATCATCAGCGATCCGCCGTTCACCAAGATGGACCTGGTGACCTGCCGCAACCTGCTGATTTATCTGCATCCGGCCGCCCAAGACAAGGCCCTGGCCATGTTTCATTTCGCCCTGCGCGTGGGCGGACTCGTATTCCTTGGTTCCAGCGAGAGCCCTGGCGGCCTTGTGGAGGAGTTCGAGCCCCTGGACAGCAAATGCAAGATATTCCGCAAGCTGCGCGACGTGAAGCTGGCCTTGGATTTCAAACTCTCGCACCAAGAGCGCGAACGGCCCGCGCCGCCTCCGCTGGCGACGGCTGCTGGGCTGGACCGCCGTATCCTCCAGGATTACGACCAACTCTTGCGCAAGCACCTGCCCTCGGGGCTTTTGCTCAACGAACGACGCGAAGTGCTGCACATCTTCGGCGACGGAGGACGCTATCTGACCCGCCTCGAAGGCCGCGCGGTCCGCGACGTGCTGGACATGGTCGAGGGCGACCTGAGACTCGCCCTCGGCACGGCGGTGCAACGGGCCGGAACACGCAAGGACAAGGTGATCTTCAAGGGCGTGACCGTGGGGCAGGGGAAGGAGAAGCGCAAGATCGACGTCGAGGTCGAGGCGCTGCCCGATGAACGCACCCGGAGCAATCACTTCCACGTCTCCTTTCTCGACCAGGGGCCCGCCGCCAAGCGCGCCAAACGAGTCGAGAAACCCCTTCCCGACGAGGATTTTCAGATCGACGACGCAACGCGCCAGCGTATGGGCGAACTCGAGGTCGAGTTGCAGAGCACGCGAGAGAATCTGCAAGCCACGATCGAAGAATTGCAGACCACCAACGAGGAGCTGCAAGCCACCAACGAGGAGATGCTGGCCGCCAACGAGGAACTGCAAAGCACAAACGAGGAGTTGCACTCGGTCAACGAGGAACTCTACACGGTCAACGCCGAATTCGAGAAGAAGAACAAGGAGCTTTCACAACTCAACGAAGACTACGACAACCTCCTGCGCAGCTCGGACATCGGCACCTTGTTCCTCGATCGCGATTTGCAGATCAGGCGCTACAACCCGGCCATCAGCCTGACCTTCAAGCTTCTGCCCCAGGACATCGGGCGGCCCGTGGACCACATCGCCTACCGCCTCGACGGCCAAGCCCAGATGATCGAGGATTTGAAGAAGGTTCTCGCCGACGGCGAGCCGCTGGAAAAAGAAGTTCGCACCAAGGACGGCAAATGGCTGCTCAAGCGCATTCTGCCCTTCCTGACGGCGGACAACCACCAGGACGGCGTGGTGCTGACCTTCACGGACATCACCAGGGTCAAGGAGATGGAAGCCGAGCGCCGCCAGTCCGAGGCCATGCGTGAGATGGCGGCGAGCGTGCCGGGAGCCGTCTTTCAGTTCGTCTCCGACAAGAGCGGGGAGGAGACCTTCTCCTTCGTCAACGAGGGCGCGCGATCGATTTTCGGTGTCGATCCCGCGCAGATTCTCAAGGACGCCAGGGTTCTGCTGCGACTCATCCACCACGACGACGTGGACATGCTCAGGATCAAGGTCCGCGAATCCAGGGAGAAGCTCGAAACCCTCGACGCGGAGCATCGCATCGTTGTTCCCGGAGGCGGCGTGCGCTGGCTGCACACCCGCTGCACGCCGAGCCTGGCTTCGGGCGGCGTCACGCGCTGGAGCGGCGTGAGCCTGGACATCACGGCCCGCAAGTTGGCCGAGGAACAGCTCAAGCGCGCGTCCGAATTCCACCTGAGCATCCTCAACAAGTCCCCGGCCCTCATCTGGCGTTCGGGCTTGGACGGCATGTGCAACTGGTTCAACGCCACTTGGCTGGCTTACACCGGCAAAAGCCTGGAGGACGAGCAGGGCGAGGGTTGGACCAAGGGAGTACACCCGCAGGATGTGGCGCGCTGTCTCAATGTCTACAAGCGAGCGTTCAGACAGCGCAAGCCGTTCCGCATGGATTACCGGCTGCGCAGACACGACGGGGTATACCGCTGGATTCACGACGTGGGCACGCCCTACGACGATCTCGACGGCAAGTTCGCGGGATTCATAGGCTACTGCTTCGACATCACCGAGGCCAAGGAAGCTTCGGGCAAGATGCGCCAAGCCATGGAGATGATGGCCAACGCGAACCGTATCAAGAGTGAGTTCCTGGCCAACATGAGCCACGAGATCAGGACTCCGCTGCACGGCATGCTCGGCATGCTCCAACTGCTTTCCATGACAAGCCTCAACGAGGAGCAAAAGGAGTATGTGGACGCATCCACCGGCTCCGGGCGGCGGCTTTTGAGCCTGATCAACGAGATACTCGATCTCTCCAAGATCGAGGCGGGCAAGTTCGTCATCGCTGAGCAACTCTTCGACTTCGACAGCGTGGTCGATCTGGCCCTGAAGAACTTCGAATACGCGGTGCGCGAGAAGGGCCTGACCCTCAATGTCAAGGGCGAGAAAGGTGGCGAGCGCCATTTCGTGGGCGATTCCGCGCGAATAAGCCAGGTGCTGCTCAACATCCTGGGCAATGCGATCAAGTTCACCAACAAGGGCACGGTGACGCTCGAGACGCGGGTAGCCGAGGAACCCGGCCTTCCCGGCAAGCGGCGGATATTCTTCACGGTCACGGACACGGGCATCGGCATCCCGGAGGGCAAGCTCGCCGATGTCTACGAGCCTTTCGTGCAGGCCAGCGTTTCGTACCAGCGGGCGCACCAGGGCACGGGGCTTGGGCTTACCATCGCCAAAAGGCTGGTCGGTCTGATGGACGGCGATCTTTCCATCGAGAGCGAGG from Alkalidesulfovibrio alkalitolerans DSM 16529 carries:
- a CDS encoding 4Fe-4S dicluster domain-containing protein → MSAAAYLPAPRLGEWLKELSGRYLVLAPQARGDTVVFAPFTGDAEPVLDRDAAMPPKQAVFPATEELLRYRRVKDPEDPGKVDVEVSASLRAVETVVFGAKPCGARGFLAYDRVFRSPAISDPYYAARRAKTLFITMACAAPGNSCFCHWVGSGPSDSSGSDILLTPVADGFVVQAVNERGEELMNSPLLEPAGTREAKAREIQDAAAKALPAAPDISRAKDSLMAVFEDLAFWEEVSAKCISCGACTYLCPTCYCFDIGDEDKGMSGRRLRTWDNCMSFRFTLEASGHNPRPTKAHRLRNRVGHKFSYYPALHGGAVACCGCGRCVRLCPVSVDIREIVLAAIARAARVREESAHD
- a CDS encoding 4Fe-4S dicluster domain-containing protein, yielding MSALEMLKDKIREALPSLEFVIGWEQGFDALHATPFFMRTAEDVEKLVFGPLCVHNLSTYLPSFRGRKVGIVLKGCDSRGAIELMQEKLVERENVVIFGLPCSGVADLAKLGRFAGDLDRVLAVTWDDETFVLTTPAGEVRVPREAALADKCLTCQFPNALEADHFAGEPLPPATGPDMGSDRGGEELAALEAMAPADLMAYWAEAMERCIRCYACRNACPMCVCRDHCIAHRRDLQWLGQDDTPREKLMFQLIHTLHLAGRCTECGECQRACPVGIPILALRRKMNRVIRELFDYQAGLDLQAVPPLFTFQVEEANIEERKW
- a CDS encoding FAD/NAD(P)-binding protein, coding for MTEINPYLPEPATILETIQETPTIKTFRVRLDDPAKMRSFSFQPGQVGQLSVFGAGEATFVINSSPTRLDHLQFSVMRAGEVTSRLHGLAAGDKVGVRAPLGNHFPYEAMKGRDIVFIGGGIGMAPLRTLLLFMLDNRADYGKISLLYGARSPVDMAFKADLPDWTARSDMTTVLTIDREAEGWEHTVGLIPNVLLEMAPSPDNAVAVTCGPPIMIKFTLQALKRLGFGDEQIYTTLEKRMKCGVGLCGRCNIGAKYVCVDGPVFSYAQLRELPNEL
- the gltA gene encoding NADPH-dependent glutamate synthase, with amino-acid sequence MAAKKKIASRIAMPLQNPAERVRNFREVALGYSLEQAQAEAARCLQCKKPACRAGCPVEIDIAGFIASLAKGDVAGAYAVLREYNSLPAVCGRVCPQETQCEGACILGRKGQPVAIGRLERFVADNFHALSACELLTGAIACPQPLEGARVACIGAGPSSLTVAGYLAARGVKVEVYEALHELGGVLVYGIPEFRLPKSVVKREIDALRTLGVEFHTNWVGGNTFTIRELFVWGFNAVFVGVGAGLPRFLGIPGEGLVGVFSANEYLTRANLGRAYAFPTYSTPIFPAREAVVVGGGNVAMDAARTALRLGAERVTVVYRRTRGEMPARREEIEHAEEEGVRFEFLANPLELMGDEKGRLTGLRLERQALGEPDASGRRSPAPTGECFDIPAQMAIMAVGARANKVLLEATPDLSLNRWGYITVDGTTGETSIPNVYAGGDIVTGSATVISAMGAGRRAAKEIARRLGIAEGG
- a CDS encoding sulfide/dihydroorotate dehydrogenase-like FAD/NAD-binding protein; this translates as MSARILTKRELIPGMTSQMVLHAPHIAHKARPGNFIILRVHAQGERIPLTIADADPASGTITIVFLVVGKTTARLNLLHEGDVIPDVCGPLGKPTHIERKGDVVCVGGGTGVAAMFHIAKGHYLAGNRVTAVIGARTKALLLFHAELSRFCAEVSVATNDGSMGVKGLVTDALAERLSRGPEVAEVVAVGPVPMMQAVAEVTRPLGIKTTVSLNTIMVDGIGMCGACRCTVDGEMRFACVDGPEFDAHKVDFAELRNRLEQFHGQERAELERFKKQFEVAGG
- a CDS encoding PAS domain S-box protein, which translates into the protein MSMSRPEDHPGSRAETSPDAGTAGDAGRAAEPGQSPAISPDVLVRLFLDQSQDGIVVLDQHGAVQAANRRFADMLGYSPDEIRRLHVWDWEDQTSKGELQEILDRPGEFGDLFETRHRRQDGTTLEVEIAITRVAVNGQRFDLCVCRDITRRRLMERSLRESEAAFHKIFEESSNPIMLMRGDRFVNCNRATLSFLGLVDKSEFLDRTPGDISPSHQPDGDLSAESAAKHIARAMRDGLHRFEWTVLRTDGRSLLLEVALMPMTLNGEELLHVTWLDVTERRRAEEALRRQTVMFQNLFRGSPDAIAMLDEEDCVVEVNEAFLTLFDYSREEVVGKSINSLVAHGQVSTDAAQFSRIVYGSRRAVERQTVRCKRDGTPVDVTVIGYPIVYEGKVIGAYGIYRDITERKRAVEALRKSEERFAKAFNSSPAPLIISETATGRFIAVNDRWIRMLGYDREEQIGRTSKEVGIWADPAQRDRAIERLLRDGALKDFPVDFKTKSGRIRSALWSAELITMDEREVMLSFIFDYTERKIAEEALFKSLKEKETLLKEIHHRVKNNLQIMVSLISLQTMDLEDGDAVEMFKNLRERVHTMALIHEQLYSSGNLSEVDMSEYLELLAQNIGSVFRTPGRCVDLRIEADDILLGIDQAIPCGLLLNELISNAYKHAFQAAGAGNLHVRLRMIGHMVELIVQDDGLGLPPDYEARDSLGMKLIRTLVDQLRGSLEVSSERGSRFRVSFPREENGA
- a CDS encoding ferritin-like domain-containing protein codes for the protein MAEFFKAAEVVAAAVEIEKRGQAFYRRLAQAAQSDEVKRFFEYFAAEEARHESVFKGLARQVGPVELPAWSTQEEYADYLRALLDSHTLFTPGLAESLDDRGGDLAWALHLAMSFEKDSLLFFMEMISLVPQEQRVHVQRCIEEERLHLRQLGEMLQHA